In Calothrix sp. PCC 7507, one DNA window encodes the following:
- a CDS encoding YbjQ family protein, protein MILTTTDVIQGAVVQSYLGIVTAEVVYGSNFLRDFLASIRDFVGGRTGSYERLFEQGQRKALEELQQRAQRLGADAVIGIEIDTGTINIDQSGVLLLITATGTAVKIR, encoded by the coding sequence ATGATTTTAACTACTACTGATGTGATTCAAGGGGCAGTTGTTCAGTCATATCTAGGTATTGTGACAGCAGAAGTTGTCTACGGCAGTAATTTCTTACGCGATTTTTTGGCTAGTATCCGGGATTTTGTTGGCGGGCGGACTGGCAGTTATGAGCGTTTATTTGAACAAGGTCAACGGAAAGCACTGGAAGAATTACAACAAAGGGCACAGCGCTTAGGCGCAGATGCTGTGATTGGGATTGAAATTGATACAGGTACAATCAATATTGACCAGTCAGGAGTTCTATTGCTGATTACTGCGACTGGTACTGCTGTGAAGATACGTTAG
- a CDS encoding peptidoglycan-binding domain-containing protein yields the protein MKLQDFLGTQTKWNFEAIADDADLTRQIQVQLIGLGLLEPPADGKLGPVSVAALKKFQDLTKSGEPDFLGPVTAKNLIETKIEELPETPLKLSNGIASRIVKYLQANNYQVFTRPKEYNIVYIEGINEDWSLNDDTPNQFNDRRIVLEVVDGVPKIVNHWQATTEPGSYYTYNPMNSAGAARIKFGQYKAWAVGMHGNAERHEALVQVAPITVCRDFNKDFKRTGDKLDTGLFYVNQHWGYDAPTNDIKNASAGCLVGRRREGHREFMAIIKQDRRYRANDDYVFYTTVIPGDDLVKTFPA from the coding sequence ATGAAACTACAAGATTTCTTGGGAACGCAAACTAAATGGAATTTTGAGGCGATCGCAGATGACGCAGATTTGACTCGTCAGATTCAGGTTCAGTTAATTGGCTTGGGACTGCTGGAACCCCCTGCTGATGGCAAGCTTGGCCCTGTTTCTGTGGCTGCGCTCAAAAAATTTCAAGATTTAACCAAGAGTGGAGAACCTGACTTTTTGGGACCAGTGACAGCTAAGAACTTAATTGAAACAAAAATAGAGGAACTACCTGAAACACCCTTAAAACTAAGCAATGGCATTGCCAGCAGGATTGTGAAATACTTGCAGGCTAACAACTATCAAGTATTCACCAGACCAAAAGAATACAATATTGTTTATATAGAGGGAATCAATGAAGATTGGAGTCTTAATGATGATACGCCCAATCAATTTAATGACCGAAGAATTGTGCTTGAAGTGGTAGACGGTGTTCCCAAAATTGTCAATCACTGGCAAGCTACCACTGAACCAGGGAGTTACTACACCTATAATCCCATGAATTCAGCAGGAGCCGCCAGAATTAAGTTTGGGCAATACAAAGCTTGGGCAGTCGGAATGCACGGGAATGCAGAGCGTCACGAAGCGTTAGTACAAGTTGCACCAATTACTGTTTGTCGAGATTTCAACAAAGATTTTAAACGGACTGGTGACAAACTTGACACAGGTCTTTTCTATGTTAATCAACACTGGGGTTATGATGCTCCTACGAATGATATCAAGAATGCCAGTGCAGGTTGTTTAGTAGGACGTAGGCGAGAGGGACATCGGGAGTTTATGGCAATCATTAAACAAGACCGTCGTTATCGAGCTAATGATGATTATGTCTTCTACACCACAGTTATTCCTGGAGATGATTTAGTCAAGACTTTCCCCGCTTAA
- a CDS encoding tetratricopeptide repeat protein, with protein MYKQTAFVVSVLLSGCFAATIPSVAQAQVLVAQTKNPELKQLLEEGRRLVDAGDYNGAIAVYQQALSLDPKNAKIHSGIGYLYAQQGNFQAALAAYRRALAINPNSSEFYYAVGYIKGNLADTPGAKEAYRRAIQLNRNNINAYLGLGVMQARLGDYEAAMWAYEQAISLDRNNAQTYELMGSMYKQRRQTKQAGNLLAKARDLYQRRNDQDGVARVEALLRDLGG; from the coding sequence GTGTACAAACAGACTGCATTCGTAGTTAGTGTTCTTTTATCTGGATGTTTTGCCGCCACTATCCCCTCAGTGGCTCAGGCTCAGGTATTGGTCGCACAAACCAAAAATCCAGAGCTAAAGCAACTGCTAGAAGAAGGGCGGAGACTAGTGGATGCTGGTGATTATAATGGGGCGATCGCTGTCTATCAACAAGCACTCAGCCTCGATCCCAAAAATGCCAAAATTCATTCTGGTATTGGCTACTTATACGCTCAACAAGGGAATTTTCAGGCAGCTCTAGCAGCTTATCGTCGCGCTCTTGCTATCAATCCCAACAGTAGCGAATTTTATTACGCTGTTGGCTATATCAAAGGTAATTTAGCAGACACACCAGGAGCAAAAGAAGCTTATCGTCGTGCCATACAGCTGAATCGTAATAACATTAATGCCTACTTAGGATTGGGTGTCATGCAAGCCCGCCTAGGAGATTATGAAGCAGCTATGTGGGCATATGAGCAAGCAATCAGCCTAGATCGGAACAACGCCCAGACTTATGAGTTAATGGGTTCGATGTATAAACAAAGACGGCAAACTAAACAAGCAGGCAATCTACTTGCAAAAGCCCGTGACTTATACCAGCGACGAAATGACCAAGATGGTGTCGCCAGGGTAGAAGCCTTGCTGCGAGATTTAGGAGGATGA